tgcgtgtgttgtgtgtgcgtgtcagtgtTCGTTCACTGGACCCATTCAGCTGCAGCCCCCTTCATCCCACTGAACTCTGGACTACCATGTCAGCATTTCCTTTGgatgtttgcgtgtgtgtgtttattttagcttttagctATCAGGAGGATTATGCTTCATTCATTTCAAAGAACCGGAAGCAGCGAGTAAAAAGATGAGCTTTGAACGtgcacgctctctctctctctctctctctctctctctctctctctctctctctctctctctctctctctctctctctctctctctctctctctctctctctctctctctcactcacacactcacacactcacacacacacacacacacacacacgcatgcacacagtTCCGACTTAACATTTTCTAACAATGCACCATTCAGTACTGAACCTGGGAGTTTGTGAGACTACAGGACACTTATATTGGCCATATTGATTTAAAGCAAGATGCTAAATTCTTGGAcctgttttctgcagcagcccTGCAGACCACCTACACATCTCTGACAGCATTTTAGAACCTGACCCTCAGAGACATGTGACGCATTAATCATCTGCAAAAATCTGAGGTAACTGAGacattcttatttttattatgaTCATATTGGGAGGACAGacacagatttcttttcatAAATTGATGTCTAAATACATACCAGATGTTCCTCTCTGTAATGCAGGTGTGCATTCATTGCAGTGAAAAGAGGAAATGGAGATTTTCTTTTATGGCTTGTTATAAATGTCCCCCATCTGTCCAAATAACTGCAGATGGAAGGCAGGAAGTGATTTATGATACATGTAGTGTAACATAGGATGCACTTTCACAAACTCTGCACATGTAAAACACGGTTTGCGTCGTTTGTTTACTCGCCCCAAACCTCCATCTGCTCTGTCAGCCGCTTTGTCAAAGATAACTTTGTGCATTCTATGTAGTCCCGTGTCCTTACCTTgttactttaaaggtgcactatgtagttttgtgaAAGACCTGAAAGATAATATTTAACTTTCCATAATTGCATAAACGAGCTGTTCGCAGTGGGTAAGTAAATTCTCcagcacacagtttgaagctagaaaggagGCAGTTGTTGATTCAGTTCACTGACTTatgaaaatcagtcagtgaagattttcttttccaaaactacgtagCGCACCTTTTTAAAGTTATTGTTTTTACTTATTTCCTGTGCTGGACTTTGTCCCCCTGTAACTGAACAACAAGACAAAGCAACAATAACCAACTTTCTTCCATCTCATCCATTCTGTGTTTCCCCCTCCATTgcatgttgctgtttatttatcCACCACTGCTTATCTCAGGTCAGCTCATGGGAATTTACCAtaactgaacatttttgattgaaagaTTATTCTCCTTATCTATAAAAAGAGTGAACCAGCGGTGCACAGAGCCCAGCCGTAGTGTTGAACTGAATGCAGAAACCGCAGTGTGAAGAGAAGTTTAGGTGTGAAAGACTTTGTTGCAGTTTGATGTGTGTCCAGCACGGCCGGCATTCCCCGAGCTGAATGCTGGCATTGCCATACCAACAGCTAACAGGAACAAAAGAGCTGGGATAATTAAAGACAACTGTAATTTAGTCTCACCCACattcactctctccctctgtcatcgTCCGTCTTTGAATGTCTTTCATTCCCTCCTTTAGTTTGTTCTCTGCTGACAGAAGTACATTTGCACAATTTCTTATGCTGAGTAACTCCCACATGGATTGTTTCTCTTTGATAAAACATTGTTGACATTTGTAATATTGACTGTCATCACAGTACACTTGGCATCAATAACACCTCAGagtatcacaaaaaaaagctgggTAATTGGGAAATTACCTTGAAATTGAATTACTAGTAAGTGGGGATGCATGTAttaatgcttgttttttgtttgtaatagTGCTTTTATCAATATTAAATGGTTAATAGAGTATTGATCAGTCTCAGTTGGGCCTGATTACATTCAGATCGAAGTTAAACTTGGATTATTTAATTGGTAAATTGAGATATCGGCAGTCAAAACTGTTTGTAAGGGCAAAGtgatcatttcatttcctgATAATGTTATGATTGCATAATGGTGTGATTATGTCATTTTTCCATATATACATCTGGCAGTATTTCAGCTGCGCCTGTTGCACAAACACTTGCAGAAGGACTATATCATTAAACAAGTGTTGACAttataaaatacataaacacacttgtGAAGTTCCAAAAGCTAAATAAGAACAATGAGCATGTTCTGGTCATTGAGTTCAGCACATTACTTCATCGCAGGGCTGGGTCTGGATTCATGTTTGACATGAGAACCTTGTTGTTGTCTCGAACACTCTTGTCAGCACCGGCTGAACTTGAGATGTGTCGTTTACGACAATGATTAATTTGATTGAAGCAGACGGACATCATCTCCGCTCTACTTTGTCTTTGTTCAGCCAGGCTGCCCTCTGAATGCTGtcaaaccaaataaacagcACAGAGAGGTGTAACCCTGCTATTGTGGgttggatataaaaaaaaatacaggctAACATCAATCTCTACTGAGTCAGCACAGCTGTGTTGTCTCTAGGGacggagagagagtgtgtgtgcatgtgtgtgtgttgtggggcttttgtttgtgtgttcattttctttttttccatctgtgtctTTATTGCATGTCATGTATAtactttcatgtttcatttgtacACATGTTGTGTGTACGTGTCttattcttttcattctttgccattattttgtttcttccaCCCTGTTGCATTGTTTTATCAATGTCTGTAttcgtgtgtgtctgtgtgtgtgtccagatgaGGAGTTGTCAGGCTATAGCTGCCTACATAGATGTCCTTATGGAGGTATTGTAGAAAAATAAAGCTGAGCATCAGCCAGCTGCAGAGAGGTTACTAAAGTGATACTTTGAAGAATTTATGGACTGCTACATGTTCTCCATCAGGCTCTTGTCACATGGTTCGGGGGGGGGAGAAATAAGTGTTTGTCCCTGAGTTTACCTTGTTTGCAAGCCAATTGGATAATTTCGTCCCATTTTTCACATGGACAACTTCAGCTacaatgtctgtttttcccAGTCCGCCCAACACTATCAGAGCTAGATGTTTCAACATTTACTTTCCAGCTGCCTGTGAGGTTCATATTACTGATTCCCAGAAGGACAAATCATAGTTTTTGGGGAGATGGTTTTAGTGATCTTGTGGTCTTTCTTCTTTGCCACTTACTTATAAATTCCCCCTTTGAGCAACACCTCTGTCCTTGACCTGCCctaatatttttatttgtgatCCCCTGACCTTTATTCTTCCACCACCGTCAGAACAGACTTCCAACTTCAACTTTTTACCCCCGCACCATGTGAAAAGTTCTTTTGTGTGAAGAACTGTCCACTAAAGCTCAAAATATCGAGTCATCTATCTCTCTTAACCCTCCACAGCTTCGGCCAAGCAGCAGCATgccctctgtttcctctcagctgtgCTCCTACAGGACACAAAGACGCAGCTTGAACCACTTTCCACCTTTTACGTACTTATTGCTACAGCCGCTGAACTGCTCACATCCCAGTCATCTGTCCCTTTATAATTGCTTTTGAGGCAGAATTTCAACATTCAACAGCTTGCTAACACTAGAGTTTGagaagttttcattttcattgtagaAATCATTCAGTGTTCTATAAACTGTTGCGTTACTGGGAAGAGAAGCAGTGCAGCCACAGCACAGTAGCAAGAGCAGGTTGCTTCTCTAGAAgcatattaatattatataattatataatattaataatatatttatatggAATTTAGAGAGAGGTTTTCACAATTGTAGCTCCTCAGAAAATCCTTTTGACCTTCACTTTATTAACATAAAGCTTGTAACAGCTGATGCCTCCTAGTTGCTCTCCCATAACTTCAGCTGTAACAGGTTCACCGCTGACTCAGCGTCTCTTCTGCGTCCTTCAGTTTTGGTTTGGAAATCTTAGCTGACTAATCCTCCATCCTGTCCTTTGTCCTTTGTTCTCCTCTCATATACTGTGGAATTTCTGCAGGTAAGTTTTGTCCTTGTGTAGGACAGAAAGTCAAAGGAGGCAGTGATGTAGTCCTGCTGACAGACTTGACCACTAATTCATTTATTGGTGCATTCATTACTCTGTTCATTCATGTAAAAAGGCCATGAATACGTTGAACTTTTGCCTCTCAACCTGTTCATTAGTGatgccaatttaaaaaaaaataaatcagagccAGATTTGCAGATAAAATATCAATGTTTTTGGTTTCCCCCCTCATTATTTAGTCTTAAAAAGCCTCTTAGTTGAACCCTGGCTGTGCTGCCTCCATCTGTAAACAGACATTCTTTCCTCTCAGCATGTTGTAATATGGGCGTCCTTCTTGTTGCCTCCTCTATGACATGAAGCCATTGTAATGGTTTTCCTCTTGGGACTATTGCAACATCACAGTTGCGCTTCATGGCCCAGGTCAGGGATTACAGATCATGTTGCTCCTCGTAAAGACTAATATTTACCACAAATTCAAATGCCTCTGTTTAATGCAATTTTCACACTGGTATGGGATGGGAgcaaagaaacaggaagtaaactgATGCACAATTGACTCTCTCTTACACTCACTTTTTATCCAAACCTACCGTGTCTATCATCTTTAATCTTAATTTCACAATATCGCCTCCTCCCCTTCCTTGTCCTCCTCTCAGGCTATGACTTTGCAGCTGTCTTGGAGTGGTTTGCAGAGCGAGTCGACAGGATCATATTACTGTTTGATGCACACAAACTGGACATCTCTGATGAATTCTCCGAGGTGATAAAGGCCCTGAAGAACCACGAGGACAAGATCAGGTACTGTAGGGTTGCTCCGCCAGAAGAGGCGGGAATTCTTTTTGTACATTCATATCAACGTCAGTGGATGTTTATGCAGCgtatctgtctctttctttgaCACAAATCAACGTGTTTCTCTTGTGCTGATTTATTTGTAGGGTTGTGCTGAACAAGGCTGACCAGATAGAGACCCAGCAGCTGATGAGGGTCTATGGTGCACTGATGTGGTCACTGGGGAAAATAGTCAACACCCCTGAGGTACTGTTCAAGTCAAAGCCTTGAGTTTGGGCTCcatgtttccagctgtttcatttGGGGAAACTGAGATAATCTGGAGTCATTTTTATTACCTTGTTTAGTTAGAACACAGTTCATTTCCGTCTCCTTCACCCCGACAGGTGATCCGCGTCTACATTGGTTCCTTCTGGTCCCACCCTCTGTTGATTCCagacaacaggaagctgtttgaAGCGGAGGAGCAGGACTTGTTTAAAGACATTCAGTCTTTACCCAGAAATGCAGCGCTTCGAAAACTCAATGATCTGATCAAGAGGGCAAGACTAGCGAAGGTAAGGTGCAAGTGAAAGAGGGAATTGTTAAAAGAGGATGTGGATGTTAAAAAGCACTGTTGTATAGCTCCAAACCACATTTTTTACCTGTAAAGTAGGATTATCAATTTGGTATTCCATTAAActgttattattactgtttaaTCCCAAACATCATCTTATTTACAATCGTTTTCCAGGTGTGGGTGTTTCCTATTTATGCTTCCCATCACTCACCCGCTCTCCCCGCCCCGTCCAGCTGTTAACCTTGACAAAATAAACTTGTCACTGTCACAGACCCAATACAGCCAGACAAATTCTCTAGGCTGTGTTCTCCTCTGAGTGAATTGtttcctgcttcctctccagacaggaagtcaggtaTGAGAGGCGACTGTCTGCTCTAGTTTGAGGAAACAAAGAGGATGTGCCCGTGGAGACactcaaacacacccacacacacacacacacacagatgtatcaAACCGAGAGCTGAGCGCAGTTTTCCTGTTCGACAGCTGATGGGGTTTGTGTGTGATGAGCATCAAGGACACGAGATGGATTCAGGGAACGGCTCCCAACATGTCGCCACAGCAACATAACAAATAGGGGTTTTCCCATCCCTTTTTCTGaggaatattaaaaacaaatctaaacaAAGGTAATGTGAGAGATTCACTGCATGACTAATCTGGTCGAATGAATGTTTGGTGTCCCCAGACTCTTGAGTTCAAACAGTCCGTTGCTTCTCTGTTCGTTTATTCAAAAATTTGTATCATCTTGTCATGATGCTTCAGAACTGAACAATGATAAAACCCGAAGAACATCTTAACTTTGTTGATCCTTTATCTGAAGATAATTTAATGATTGTATCCTTCATTGTTTGTGAAAGAAATTGTAGTTTTTGCTGGTCCCGGGCACTCTGAAGTGGAAACATGATTGCGTTGATACAAGCAGAGCTACATCGATATATAAAGACATGTCAACGGATCAAGAATGGGTCCTTTGCTAAATCTTTAACTTCAAGAAGCTGACCTGCTCTCACACTAAATGCATCTTTCCCTCTCACAATGCAGGTCCATGCCTACATCATCAGCTCACTGAAGAAAGAGATGCCGTCGGTGTTTGGGAAagagaacaagaagaaagaacTGATTGCCAGTTTGGGGGATATTTACAAACGCATAGAGAGAGAGCATCAGATATCACCTGGAGATTTCCCTAATCTGAAGAAGATGCAGGTAAACGGGAAAGAGCAAAGGAATGTAGATTCACTGATAGAGATGGTTGAGATTGATAAGACCTaatagtgttgttttttgttttctgtatttgctCTTCCAGGACCAGCTTCAAGCCCAGGATCTCAACAAATTCCAGCCCCTGAAACCCAAACTCCTGGAGGCGGTAGATGACATGCTTGCAAATGACATCGCTGGCTTAATGGTCCTGGTCCGCCAAGAAGAAACCCAGCGTCCCAACCCAGTTGTGAAGGGCGGTGCGTTCGACGGCACTCTGGACGGCCCGTTCGGCCACGGGTACGGCGAAGGAGCCGGCGAAGGCATCGACGAGGCCGAGTGGGTCGTCGCTCGTGACAAACCTGCATACGACGAGATTTTCTACACATTATCTCCCGTCAACGGGAAGGTGACAGGAGCCAACGCCAAGAAGGAGATGGTGAAGTCAAAACTGCCCAACACAGTGCTGGGAAAGATCTGGAAGCTGGCAGACATCGATAAAGACGGGATGCTTGATGATGAGGAGTTTGCGTTGGCCAATCACCTGATAAAAGTGAAACTGGAGGGACATGAACTGCCATCTGAACTGCCGGCACACCTGGTACCCCCATCCAAGAGGAAAATCCCAGAGTAAATGCAAGCTCGCACCTTTCCCTGCCCCCAGAACCTGTAAGTACACCCCACCCTCCTCTACCCAGAGAAGAATATCCCAATTAAAATAGGAATATTCCTGTAGCATTATAGCAAAAACCACATTTCCAACTCCAACATTTGCAACCTCTATTTCCCTTCATGAGCAAAATAGTCTGttacacttaaaataaaatcaagataaaggtgcaatatgcaagtaTTGTAGTTTTAAACAACAGCAGTTTTGATGTTATCTCAAAAGACGTCCAtgtattgttttgcagagatatctactgacgttagcatgttagcagacAGCCCATAGCCACTTTGTACTTCAACAGGTGACAGTCCtgatattaaacaaaaaacagcgCTCCCAGTCCGAGCTAGCTACACAGGTTACTGAGCTtacaagctaatggcagctgcagTAAGCAGCAGTCACTTTGGTGGTATGCTGTGCTTTactaattcttacatactgcacctttagtGAATGCTTAGCAACTGATTCAAACGCTCCATTTCTGCAATACTGAAACAACTTTTACAA
This region of Acanthopagrus latus isolate v.2019 chromosome 22, fAcaLat1.1, whole genome shotgun sequence genomic DNA includes:
- the ehd3 gene encoding EH domain-containing protein 3; this encodes MFSWLGTDDRRKKDPEVFQTVSDGLKKLYKTKLLPLEESYKFHEFHSPALEDADFDNKPMVLLVGQYSTGKTSFIRYLLEQDFPGMRIGPEPTTDSFIAVMHGDTEGVIPGNALVVDPKKPFRKLNAFGNAFLNRFVCAQLPNPVLESISVIDTPGILSGEKQRISRGYDFAAVLEWFAERVDRIILLFDAHKLDISDEFSEVIKALKNHEDKIRVVLNKADQIETQQLMRVYGALMWSLGKIVNTPEVIRVYIGSFWSHPLLIPDNRKLFEAEEQDLFKDIQSLPRNAALRKLNDLIKRARLAKVHAYIISSLKKEMPSVFGKENKKKELIASLGDIYKRIEREHQISPGDFPNLKKMQDQLQAQDLNKFQPLKPKLLEAVDDMLANDIAGLMVLVRQEETQRPNPVVKGGAFDGTLDGPFGHGYGEGAGEGIDEAEWVVARDKPAYDEIFYTLSPVNGKVTGANAKKEMVKSKLPNTVLGKIWKLADIDKDGMLDDEEFALANHLIKVKLEGHELPSELPAHLVPPSKRKIPE